A genomic segment from Bacillus rossius redtenbacheri isolate Brsri chromosome 5, Brsri_v3, whole genome shotgun sequence encodes:
- the LOC134531977 gene encoding uncharacterized protein LOC134531977 isoform X1, with amino-acid sequence MPKKAPFQTLREYKMKAPPGKDHTLVSKATTDPLAACPSRLSSSSWRWRQSARPRICDLVRGSRCRRSPPPAPPQLQLLPELHLLPAGGLAVAHLPQPQLQLLPADGTTTNLAQLQLLPTGGTPAHLPQLQLLPADGTTTNLAQLQLLPTGGTPAHLPQLQLLPADGTTTNLAQLQLLPADGTTNNLAQLQLLPTGGSTNNLAQLQLLPTGGSTTHLAQLPELQLLPTGGSTTHLAQMPELQLLLAGGTMNNLAQLQLLTTGGTTTHLAQLPELQLLAGGWYSE; translated from the exons CCTTTTCAGACACTACGCGAGTATAAAATGAAGGCTCCGCCCGGCAAAGACCACACTCTCGTCTCCAAAGCCACAACAGACCCACTTGCAGCATGTCCATCAAG GTTATCCTCGTCTTCCTGGCGATGGCGGCAGTCTGCTCGACCACGTATCTGCGACCTAGTCCGTGGCAGCCGGTGCAGGCGTTCCCCACCCCCGGCTCCGCCGCAGCTGCAGCTGCTGCCGGAGCTGCACTTGCTTCCGGCGGGTGGTTTGGCGGTGGCGCATCTGCCTCAGCCGCAGCTGCAGCTGCTGCCGGCGGATGGTACGACGACAAATCTGGCGCAGTTGCAGCTGCTGCCGACGGGTGGTACCCCGGCGCATCTGCCGCAGCTGCAGCTGCTGCCGGCGGATGGTACGACGACAAATCTGGCGCAGTTGCAGCTGCTGCCGACGGGTGGTACCCCGGCGCATCTGCCGCAGCTGCAGCTGCTGCCGGCGGATGGCACGACGACGAATCTGGCGCAGCTGCAGCTGCTGCCGGCGGATGGTACGACGAATAATCTGGCGCAGCTGCAGCTGCTGCCGACGGGTGGTTCGACGAATAATCTGGCGCAGCTGCAGCTGCTGCCGACGGGTGGTTCGACAACGCATCTGGCGCAGCTGCCGGAGCTGCAGCTGCTGCCGACGGGTGGTTCGACGACGCATCTGGCGCAGATGCCGGAGCTGCAGCTGCTGCTTGCGGGTGGTACGATGAATAATCTGGCGCAGCTGCAGCTGCTAACGACGGGTGGTACGACGACGCATCTGGCGCAGCTGCCGGAGCTGCAGCTGCTAGCCGGCGGGTGGTACAGCGAATAA
- the LOC134531977 gene encoding uncharacterized protein LOC134531977 isoform X2 yields the protein MSIKFFPFLRLSSSSWRWRQSARPRICDLVRGSRCRRSPPPAPPQLQLLPELHLLPAGGLAVAHLPQPQLQLLPADGTTTNLAQLQLLPTGGTPAHLPQLQLLPADGTTTNLAQLQLLPTGGTPAHLPQLQLLPADGTTTNLAQLQLLPADGTTNNLAQLQLLPTGGSTNNLAQLQLLPTGGSTTHLAQLPELQLLPTGGSTTHLAQMPELQLLLAGGTMNNLAQLQLLTTGGTTTHLAQLPELQLLAGGWYSE from the exons ATGTCCATCAAG TTTTTTCCCTTCCTTAGGTTATCCTCGTCTTCCTGGCGATGGCGGCAGTCTGCTCGACCACGTATCTGCGACCTAGTCCGTGGCAGCCGGTGCAGGCGTTCCCCACCCCCGGCTCCGCCGCAGCTGCAGCTGCTGCCGGAGCTGCACTTGCTTCCGGCGGGTGGTTTGGCGGTGGCGCATCTGCCTCAGCCGCAGCTGCAGCTGCTGCCGGCGGATGGTACGACGACAAATCTGGCGCAGTTGCAGCTGCTGCCGACGGGTGGTACCCCGGCGCATCTGCCGCAGCTGCAGCTGCTGCCGGCGGATGGTACGACGACAAATCTGGCGCAGTTGCAGCTGCTGCCGACGGGTGGTACCCCGGCGCATCTGCCGCAGCTGCAGCTGCTGCCGGCGGATGGCACGACGACGAATCTGGCGCAGCTGCAGCTGCTGCCGGCGGATGGTACGACGAATAATCTGGCGCAGCTGCAGCTGCTGCCGACGGGTGGTTCGACGAATAATCTGGCGCAGCTGCAGCTGCTGCCGACGGGTGGTTCGACAACGCATCTGGCGCAGCTGCCGGAGCTGCAGCTGCTGCCGACGGGTGGTTCGACGACGCATCTGGCGCAGATGCCGGAGCTGCAGCTGCTGCTTGCGGGTGGTACGATGAATAATCTGGCGCAGCTGCAGCTGCTAACGACGGGTGGTACGACGACGCATCTGGCGCAGCTGCCGGAGCTGCAGCTGCTAGCCGGCGGGTGGTACAGCGAATAA